In a single window of the Streptacidiphilus sp. P02-A3a genome:
- a CDS encoding 4-(cytidine 5'-diphospho)-2-C-methyl-D-erythritol kinase, whose protein sequence is MSPSITVRVPAKVNVQLAVGGRRADGYHGLATVFFAVGLYDEVTVAPADRLSVTVEGTDAQHVPADPSNLAARAAALLAARHGIEPSVRLHIAKDVPVAGGMAGGSADAAAALVGCDALWGIGSSPAELAALAAELGSDVPFALLGGVALGEGRGELLTPVPVSGSFHWVFAVADGGLSTPAVYTECDRLRSLRGGAGEDDVPAPAADPALLAALRDGDAVALGAALGNDLQAAALGLRPSLAATLRAGSDAGAIGSLVSGSGPTCAFLAKGAEDAASVAGALAASGTCREVRVTEGPVSGATVVG, encoded by the coding sequence GTGTCGCCGTCCATCACCGTGCGCGTCCCGGCCAAGGTCAACGTCCAACTGGCGGTCGGTGGTCGCCGGGCCGACGGCTACCACGGCCTGGCCACGGTCTTCTTCGCCGTCGGACTGTACGACGAGGTGACCGTCGCACCGGCCGACCGCCTCAGCGTGACCGTCGAGGGTACCGACGCCCAGCACGTGCCCGCCGACCCGAGCAACCTCGCCGCCAGGGCCGCCGCGCTGCTCGCCGCCCGGCACGGCATCGAGCCCTCGGTGCGGCTGCACATCGCCAAGGACGTCCCGGTGGCCGGGGGCATGGCCGGGGGCAGCGCCGACGCCGCCGCCGCGCTGGTCGGCTGCGACGCGCTGTGGGGGATCGGCAGCAGCCCCGCCGAACTCGCCGCGCTCGCCGCCGAACTGGGCAGCGACGTACCGTTCGCGCTGCTCGGCGGCGTGGCACTGGGGGAGGGCCGGGGGGAGCTGCTGACCCCGGTGCCGGTCAGCGGCAGCTTCCACTGGGTGTTCGCGGTCGCCGACGGCGGCCTGTCCACCCCCGCCGTCTACACCGAATGCGACCGGCTGCGCTCGCTGCGCGGCGGCGCGGGCGAGGACGACGTCCCGGCCCCGGCGGCCGACCCGGCGCTCCTGGCGGCGCTGCGCGACGGGGACGCGGTGGCGCTCGGCGCGGCCCTCGGCAACGACCTGCAGGCCGCCGCGCTGGGGCTGCGCCCGTCGCTGGCGGCGACCCTGCGGGCGGGCAGCGACGCGGGCGCCATCGGGTCGCTGGTCTCCGGCTCCGGGCCCACCTGCGCGTTCCTGGCCAAGGGCGCCGAGGACGCGGCGAGCGTCGCCGGGGCGCTGGCCGCCTCCGGCACCTGCCGCGAGGTACGGGTCACCGAGGGCCCGGTGAGCGGCGCGACGGTGGTCGGCTGA
- the rsmA gene encoding 16S rRNA (adenine(1518)-N(6)/adenine(1519)-N(6))-dimethyltransferase RsmA, whose translation MSTRTEDSSTEGPLLGAADIRSIADALGVRPTKQRGQNFVIDGNTVRRIVRAAEVTERDVVVEVGPGLGSLTLGLLEVADRVTAVEIDALLARHLPTTIAARLPARADRFALVHADAMEVTELPGPAPTALVANLPYNVAVPVLLHMLETFPSIERTLVMVQSEVADRLAAVPGNKVYGVPSVKANWYAEVKRAGAIGRNVFWPAPNVDSGLVSLVRREPPVTTATRREVFAVVDAAFAQRRKTLRAALSGWAGSPAAAEAALDAAGIDFRLRGETLTVEQFARIAEARPTGTDTGTDTGTGSDTGSDTGAGAGGSPAE comes from the coding sequence GTGAGCACCCGCACTGAAGACTCGTCCACGGAGGGCCCCCTTCTCGGCGCCGCCGACATCCGCAGCATCGCGGACGCCCTCGGCGTGCGTCCGACCAAGCAGCGCGGCCAGAACTTCGTGATCGACGGCAACACCGTCCGCCGGATCGTCCGCGCGGCGGAGGTCACCGAGCGGGACGTGGTGGTGGAGGTCGGTCCGGGCCTGGGCTCACTCACCCTGGGCCTGCTGGAGGTGGCCGACCGGGTCACCGCCGTGGAGATCGACGCGCTGCTGGCCAGGCACCTGCCGACCACCATCGCCGCCCGGCTGCCCGCGCGCGCCGACCGCTTCGCGCTGGTCCACGCGGACGCCATGGAGGTCACCGAGCTCCCCGGCCCGGCGCCGACCGCGCTGGTCGCCAACCTGCCGTACAACGTCGCGGTGCCGGTGCTGCTGCACATGCTGGAGACCTTCCCGAGCATCGAGCGGACCCTGGTCATGGTCCAGTCCGAGGTCGCCGACCGGCTCGCGGCCGTCCCCGGCAACAAGGTCTACGGGGTGCCGTCGGTCAAGGCCAACTGGTACGCCGAGGTGAAGCGCGCCGGGGCGATCGGGCGCAACGTCTTCTGGCCCGCCCCGAACGTCGACTCCGGCCTGGTGTCGCTGGTCCGCCGGGAGCCCCCGGTGACCACCGCCACCCGGCGCGAGGTGTTCGCGGTGGTGGACGCCGCCTTCGCGCAGCGGCGGAAGACGCTGCGCGCGGCGCTGTCCGGCTGGGCGGGCTCCCCGGCGGCGGCCGAGGCGGCGCTGGACGCGGCCGGGATCGACTTCCGGCTGCGCGGCGAGACGCTGACCGTCGAGCAGTTCGCCCGGATCGCCGAGGCCCGGCCCACGGGCACGGACACCGGTACCGACACGGGCACCGGCTCCGACACCGGCTCCGACACCGGCGCCGGCGCCGGTGGCTCTCCGGCAGAATGA